A single window of Nicotiana sylvestris chromosome 5, ASM39365v2, whole genome shotgun sequence DNA harbors:
- the LOC138869693 gene encoding uncharacterized protein, whose product MKDRESAKEMFSGFSKILGDLKYFGRTIKSREQVRKILRSLPTIWQPKVIALECQDLDKMSYDELRGDLIAFEKTHLDRQIQQEKKKIAAFKANVDEPEDKEEEEGGEHDENIAMLSQVVTSMMKKNINSRKGKPNFRKGRTNNENDGRYYECRKHRLIQADCLGTSKGGSLLEPEVMKKKDDSNEESGERGFSGNRRANDEEDSGQLGLMADEGTSEVRPRTCPNCYELQEFVDIALADIERVLNELRKIQREKKDWALKLEFCEIKRDMLQEEFNELQLQLNGLKKSTSHSSVKSNQTVHQKQKKSHECSFCGKNGHNTNQCRNRIKANKDSENSNSPSYFYCGKRDHTSNHCRLKYNRRREHRMKNRKGKWYLNSVCSRHMTGFKQLFKTVTKLDGGTVTFGDKSKGNVIGVGKVHLSSTCDVDEVYLVDELS is encoded by the exons ATGAAGGACAGAGAATCTGCTAAAGAAATGTTCTCCGGGTTCAGCAAAATTCTCGGAGATCTCAAATATTTTGGCAGAACAATAAAAAGCAGAGAACAAGTCAGAAAAATTCTTAGAAGTCTACCTACGATTTGGCAGCCAAAGGTCATTGCTCTCGAATGCCAGGATCTTGACAAAATGTCCTATGATGAACTCAGAGGTGACTTAATAGCCTTTGAGAAAACTCACTTGGATAGACAGAttcaacaagaaaagaaaaaaatagctgCCTTCAAAGCAAATGTGGATGAACCAGAAgataaagaagaagaggaaggagGAGAACATGATGAAAATATAGCCATGCTTTCTCAAGTTGTAACTAGCATGATGAAGAAAAACATAAATAGCAGAAAAGGTAAACCAAACTTCAGAAAGGGAAGAACAAACAATGAAAATGATGGAAGATACTACGAATGTAGAAAACACAGACTCATTCAAGCTGATTGTCTAGGAACCTCCAAAGGAGGAAGTCTTTTGGAGCCTGAAGTGATGAAGAAGA AAGATGATAGCAATGAGGAATCAGGAGAGCGTGGTTTCTCAGGAAACAGAagagcaaatgatgaagaagactCAGGTCAACTTGGTCTCATGGCAGACGAGGGAACTAGTGAGGTACGTCCCCGCACTTGCCCTAATTGTTATGAGCTTCAAGAATTTGTTGATATTGCTCTTGCAGATATTGAAAGAGTTCTAAATGAACTCAGAAAGAtccaaagagaaaagaaagattgGGCTTTGAAGCTAGAATTTTGTGAAATCAAGCGTGATATGCTACAGGAAGAATTTAATGAACTTCAACTTCAATTGAATGGATTGAAAAAATCCACTAGTCATAGTTCAGTCAAATCAAATCAGACTGTTCATCAGAAACAGAAGAAATCTCATGAATGTTCCTTTTGTGGTAAAAATGGCCATAATACTAACCAATGCAGGAACAGAATCAAAGCAAACAAAGACTCTGAAAATTCTAACAGTCCATCCTATTTTTATTGTGGTAAAAGGGATCACACCTCAAATCATTGCAGGTTGAAGTATAACAGGAGAAGG GAACACCGCATGAAGAATCGAAAAGGAAAATGGTATCTTAACAGCGTGTGTTCCAGACATATGACTGGTTTCAAACAATTGTTCAAGACAGTCACCAAACTAGATGGAGGAACAGTTACCTTTGGAGACAAATCTAAAGGAAATGTAATTGGTGTTGGAAAAGTTCATCTGAGCTCAACATGTGATGTAGATGAAGTTTACCTGGTTGACGAACTCAGCTAA